The following DNA comes from Frankia casuarinae.
CCGCACGCACCGCGCTCGCCACCAGTGTCACTCCGACACCCTGGGAACGAGCGGTCGCCGCCGTTCTCGGAATCCTCTGCCGACACGGCAGCGAGCCGCAGGCGATCGGAGCGGCGCTCGATGACCTCCGCGCCAGCAGCCGTGACCCGACCCACCCTGTATTCCAGAACCGGCTTGGCCTAACGCTCCTAGACCTCGCCACCGACGCCACCGACCAGAAGTGGATTGCGTCCGCGATCCTCGCCGGCCTCCGCGACGGACACGACGGGCGGTGCGCGGCTGATGCCCTCGCCCACCCCCGGCTACAACAGCACCTTTCCCCCGCCCATCGGGTCGACCTAGTCGAGCGAGTCAAGACCGCTGGAATCCAGCGACCTCCCCCGACCACCTTCCGTGACGCGATGACGACAGCCACGCTGGCCGCGGAACGCGGACTCCGCGACGCGCTCGCCGGGCCATTGGAAGGCGGCCGGTTGATTACCCGCCGTCCTGACCAGAGTGCAGCTCGCGGAGAAGCAGGTTGAGCGGGGCGTGCTCGATGTCTTTATGCTCGTACCAGGTGCGGAGGAGTTCTTCCGCTCCGCGGAGCATCGCGTCCGGCAGTCCGACGGTCCGGTAGCTCTCGGCCGCTTGGGCGAGTTCGGGTCCCCACCGCCAAGCGCGGGCCGCGACAGTGGCGAAGAAGTCTGGTTCGGCGAGCGCCGGTCGGCTTCGTCTGCGGGCCTCGTCGGTGAGCGCTTGCTGGACGCCGTATTCGGCGGCCAGTGCGTGCGCGAGCGCGGCGAGAACCCGCGACGTCTTCGCGAACGACGAGTGGGCGATCTTCAAGGCGGACGCTGCGCCCACCTGGCCGTCGAACACGATGACCTGCACGGTTGATCCGGTGAACAGCCCGGAGATCTCGCCGGCGTGGCGGGCATCCCCGGCCAGGTACATGCGTGTGGTGTCCTGCCGTGTCGGGACCGGGCCGATGAGGCAAGCATCAACGATGGTGCCGCCCGCAGCGGTCATGAGCCGCTCGATGGCGCGCATACGTTCCGGGTTGACGGCATTGGCGTCTACGTACAGACCCGTAAACCCCGCCGCGGCCACCGCCCGTGCCACGTCAAGCGCGGCCTCCGGTGGACACAACGACATCAGGATCTCGGTGCTGTCGCAGAGGTCGTCCAGGCGGCTGACGGGCAGCAGGCCGGCATCCTGGGCCCGTTGCAACGTCTGCGGGCTTCGTCCCGTGGGGCAGTACAGCACCTCGTGCCCTGCGGTCCGCAAGATCTCGCCGATCCGCGCGCCCATGCTCCCCGGGTGTAGCAGCCCAATCCGGCGGGGCGTCACGAGACCTGGTCTCCTTCATAGCCGGCGGCCGAGGGATTTGCTGCCGTAGGCCGGGACCGCACCACCATCTCTGATCTGATCGCGCAGCCCGACGGCGAGTGCCTGCCCTCGGTAGGCCGGCCGGTCGAGAATGGTCAGCACCTGGGTGAGGCGTCTCGCACTCTCGACGCGCCGGACCGACAACATTTCGATCACGATACGGACCGCGGACATCGAGGGGACAATGCGCCGTCAAGTCAGAGCGGTTCGGCATTGTGGGCCTGGGCGATGGCCTCGATGCGCCGTGCGAGATCGAAGTCGGCGGTGGTGATCTGATGCCCGGCGTCGTGGGTGGTGATCCCGAAGCGGATGCTATCCCAGCGCAGGTCGATGTCCGCATGGTGGCCGATCAGCCGCTCGACGTCGGCAACGTGCACGATCAGGGCGACTCCACCGTGGTAACGGACGCGGAACGACTTGGTGATCTCCTGGCCAGCACGGGCCCAGCCGGATAGCTCGCGCAGCTGCGCCTCGATCTCGTCGTCGGCCAGGGGCACGGGAGCGTCCGCCACGTCAGGTCTCCTTCTCCGGGGCGAAGATCTCATCGATGTCGCGGCCGACGGCCGCGCCTTTCAAGGGTTGCGCCGCTTGTCGTAGGCCGGCGAGCTCGCGGCGAATCCGCACGGACCCAGTTTCCACCGCCAGGGCCGCCGCAAGTCGCCCGGCATCGACCGCGCGCCCGACGTCGCCGCTCTGGACGCACGCGGTGGCCTGCCGGGCGAGAAAAACACCGCGGTCTCGCCGGGCGTTGGCAGGCGTCGTGTCGAGGATCTGCCGCCACAGGCCGGCAGCGGCCGTAACCAGGCCCAAGCGTCCGTAGCAGGTGGCGCGTTGCACCTCCAGGTAGGCCGACGTGCGACGGCATGCGTTGCCCCACGGCAGGCCGTCGTCGCATCTCTCGACGAGCGGAGCCGCCTGGTCCAGGGCGGAGTCGACGGTGGCGCGGTCTCCGACGAGTGACGCGCCGTGGGCCTGCTGCTGGAGCGCCAGGACCCGCATCTTCGGGCTGAGTCGACCGGCGTCGGCCAGGACCGCGCCACACAGGTCGAGCGCGCCGAGCCCGTCAGCAAGATCTGTGCGGACTGATGCGTGGTTGAGCAGCGCGTAGGCGACGAGCTGCGGGTCCCGGGAGCGTTGTGCGACCTCCAAAGCGACGCCCCGCCAGACGGACGAAGTTTCAAGGTCACCGGCATCCTGATGGAGCCAGCCGATCAGCGAGGCATAGGCCGCGCTGGAGCGCAGGAGGGCCAGCCGCGTCTCCCCGCGTGCGGTCGCCACCAGGTTGCTGATGAGCGTGTGCTGAACGGTGACGGTACTGATCAGCTCGCGGGGACCGAGCATCACGTCCGCTCGGTAGTGGCCCTCCAGCTGCTGGCCGAAGTAGTCGACGAGCGCCGGGTCGACGTGCCGCGGGGCGGTTCTCCCGAACGTGAGCGCGGTAGCCGTCGCGGTGACGAAGTCGCGTCGGTCGATGTGGGCCGGAGAGCCTGGCTGGACGAGCCCCCGGGCGGAAGGAGCAGCCCGGGGCGCAGGCAGAATGCGGCCAGCGGCAGGCTCGATGCGATCAACGCGGCTGATCAAGAGGGTGTCGGCGGGAGTGAAGTGTTCGCGGTCGTCGAGGTCGATGAGGTTGTGGATGTTGGTGCCGTAGACCTCGGCGAGCAGCGCGAGGAGCTGGGGGGTGGGCCGGCGGCGGTTGTTGGGGAGCGGCCAGTTCTCCAGCTCGGACAGGCGGGGGCCGTCCATCGGGGCGGCGCCACGGGGGTCGAGGCCGACCTGGGCGGCGTGGCTGTTGATGTGTCCGGCGGCTTGTACTTGGGACCAGCCGTGCGCGTGGCGGTGCGCGGCGCGGGGGCGGTAGCCGTAGCGGCGGGCGAACTCGACGGCGATTTCGTCGTGGGACATGCCGGCCGCGCGCATCCGCGCCCGCAGCTCGTCCTGTTCCGCCCGCCGGCTGGACCTACTCACTCCAACGCCCCGCTATCTTCTCCACCAGTGTGTCGGCGGCTTTGAACGTACGAAAAGGATTCGTGCACGCCGCGGCGAATCGCCGTCACAGCCTACCTCCTTTCGCGGCGTTGAACGAATACCCGGTTCTATTTTATCGTGCGCCATGCGCTGACGCGATTTCCTGAATGCGCCTGGCGAGCTCGATGTCGTGTTCGGCGACGTAGCCGCCGATGTCGCTGGAGCTGATCGACACATGCACGGTCTTGTATCCGAGTGTCGCGTCGGAGTGGTGGCCGAACTCGTCCTGGATCGCGGCGATGTGCACGATGAACGCGGCGCCCTGGATGTGGGGTATCGAGTAGAGCCGTTCGATCCGCCGGCCGTCGGTCGTCCATCCGTCCAGGGTCTTGAGGTGTTCGTCGATCATGTCTCGGGTCAGCGCCTCAGCCATGCTCTCTCCCGGTCTCGTCGGTGGTGAAGGGTGTGAGCACGTCGGCGAGCTCCTGGCCGAGGGGGTGCGCGCGCCACGGAGCCATCGCCGCCGCGACCGCGGCCAGTTCTCGCCGGGCCCGCGCGGAGCCGGTCTCCACCGCGAGCGCGCTGGCCTGGCGCGTGAGGTCTACCGCCCGCTCTGGTTCTCCCTGCCGCGCGGCGGCGACCGCGTGGCGCGCTGACCAGACCCCGACGTCCCGGCGGGCAGAGGCCGGGGCAGCGGGGATGATCTGCTGCCAGAGGCGGTCAGCGTCGTCGGCGAGACCCAGCCGTCCATAGCAGGTTGCACGCTGCACTTCGACGTAGCCGTCGGTGCGGCGGCAGGCCGTGCCGTATTCCTCGACCTCGACGTGCTCCACGAGCCGGCCGGCCTGATCGAGGAGGAGATCAACCTGGCGACGGTCACCGCGCAGCGACGCGCCGTGTGCCTGCTGCTGCAAGGCGAACACCTGGACTTCGGGTGCCAGCTGCCGGGCGTCACCCAGCGCGGCCTGGCACAGGTCGATCACGGCCGCCGCGTTTCCCAGGTCGGTGAAGGCCATCGCCCGATCGACCAGCGCGCAGGCGACGGCGTCGCGTTCCCCGCAGCGGTGGGCCAGTTCCAAGGCCGCGTCGTGGCAGCGCATCGCGGCGACCGCGTCTCCCGCGTCGAGCCACAGCCAGGCCGCGAACGCGGCGAACGAGGAGCCGACCTTCGCCAGGCCCCGGCGGGTCGACCCGTCCGCGGCATCCAGCAGTTGCGTGATGACCTCGTATTGGGAGGCGACCGTGCCGATCAGGGCGCCGGCGCCGAGCAGCATGTCCGCGTGGTAGTGGCCCTGGAGCTGGCCGTCGAAGTAGGAGATGAGCGCCGGGTCGACGTGGCGGGCGCGGCCGGCGCCGGCCAGACCCGCCACTACTGCTGATCCCGCGAGAAGAGTGAACCCGCGGCGGCCGAGAGCGTCCACCCACTCCATGCTTCCAGCAGGCCCGTCGAGACGCAGCCCCCTGGCCGCACCATGACCGCGTCCCGACTGGACGCACGGGGCCGTGGGGCTGAAACACGGGGCCGCGGGCAGTGCAAGGTTCACCGGTGATCCCGTCGGCGGCGTTGGCCGAGCGTCCTGGCGTGTGGTGGTGATGACCAGCATGTCTGCTGGGGGCATGTGTTCGCGGTCGTCGAGGTCGATGAGGTTGTGGATGTTGGTGCCGTAGACCTCGGCGAGCAGCGCGAGGAGCTGGGGGGTGGGCCGGCGGCGGTTGTTGGGGAGCGGCCAGTTCTCCAGCTCGGACAGGCGGGGGCCGTCCATCGGGGCGGCGCCACGGGGGTCGAGGCCGACCTGGGCGGCGTGGCTGTTGATGTGTCCGGCGGCTTGTACTTGGGACCAGCCGTGCGCGTGGCGGTGCGCGGCGCGGGGGCGGTAGCCGTAGCGGCGGGCGAACTCGACGGCGATTTCGTCGTGGGACATGCCGGCCGCGCGCATCCGCGCCCGCAGCTCGTCCTGTTCCGCCCGCCGGCTGGACCTACTCATGCTTTCTCCGCGGACCTGTCCGGTCCCCGAGCACGTCCTCCGCCGGCATTTCGGGGCAAACAGGTGCCGCGCCGCCTGCTCGGCCTCCACCGTCGCGGTCGGTGCTGTCGGTTGCCGAGGTGAGCACCAGGCTTCTCCTCCGCTCGGCCGGCGGGTGACGGTCTGTCAACCCTACGACGTCGTGGATCTATCCGGCGTCGATGGATCAGTAGGGGCACGGCGCGCACAGCACGAAGATCAAGCCGGGCGCGGCGCTCCACCAGGATGCCCGGCGTCATGAGCGGAGACATTCCCCTCGTCGCGAACCTTTTCTTCGGCTGCTATGAAGCCGCTGATCTGCGGAAACGACGTGCGGCAGTGCGATTTGTTCGGCGCCACACGGGCCAAGAGTTCGCGGACCTCTATCGAGCCGGCCGGGTGCTTGTGGCAACCGACTCGTGGGGGCTGGCACCGCAACAGCGCACATAGATGATCATGGCGGCGATGTCGACGCGGGTACGGGCCTCGTCCAAGCCCAGGCCGAGCCGTGCGGCCCGGTCATAGTCGTCCAAGGCCGAGCACAGGTCGGCCCAGTCGGGGTCCGTCGGGTCGAGCGGTGGGGTGAAGGTGGCGAGCAGACTCGCCAGTTTTTCGGGGGGCAGGAGTTCGCGCATACGCGCGAGCAGAACGATGGGACGGAGCGCGGGCGGGACTGTGTGTCGGTGAGATCGCATGGAGGTGGCTTCGTTGTTGGCGGTCCGGGTCGGCGTGGAGCCGCCTCACCGCCGGCCGCGACGGAATCGCGGCCGGGACCCGGACCGGGGAGGGGAAAACGAGGAGAAGCTGCCGACCATCTGTCCATCGGTGCTGATGAGGGCCACGTAGCCGTCGAAGCGCAGTCCCCAGGCGACGACGTGGATATCGCCGTAGGAGGGTTCGGCGACGATCGCGAACAGACGGGGCGCCAGGACGTGCACGAGCGCACTGAGCAAACCCACGTCGGCCTGACCCGGCAGGTCGGCGTCGACGATGGCGGGGCTGTCGGTGTGGGGATAGTCGACGGTCACGGTTGTTCTCCGGCCGGTGGTCTGGGTACCGCCCCTTGTTTCGAGGGCGGGTGTGCTGGAGCGTCGCGGGCCGCGGTGACGGCCCGGCTGAGGGCGGTGGCGAGAGCGTCGGCTTCGTCGAGGGTGAGGGCCTCGCTGTCGGGGTCGTCGTCCCCGACAGCGAGGGAGATCAGGGGGTCGTAGATGGTCGTGGAGGTCACGTACTGTTCGATGGCCACCTGGACGGCGGTGCCCTCGCGTATCCCGGCGATCTCTGGCAGGTCGATCACGATGAACGCGGAGATGTGGTAGTCGCCGGGGCCTGCCGGCTCTACCTGGAGGTGGCCGGTTGGCTGGTCGCACCACGGTGGGCAGGCGGCGTCCACAGGCTCGCTCACGGGGTCGTCACCTGTTCGCCGTCGCGTGGGTCGCCCGAGTTTGTGATCGTCGTCCAGTCGTCGCCCAGGTTGCGCAGGGCGTCGAGGACGCGTTGCAGCAGCGCGTGGTCGAAGATGTCCGCATCCGGTCCGCCGTCGCTGGTGGGGGGCGGCGGGTCACGGCGCGGCAGATCCTCGGCCGGCTTGTCCGGAAGGTGCTGGATGGGTGGCAGGTCGTGGGCGAGCGCCGCCCAGACGATCTTTCCTTTGGTGCGGTAGCCGTCGGGGGTGCGGACGCGGACTGGGTAGTAGCCGAGATCGCGGGCGAGCGCGGCGACGAGAGGCAGACCCCTGCCGTTTTCGGCGTCGGGCCCGGCGGTCCGGCGGGTTGGGCGGCCTGGGCCGCCATCCCACACCTCCACGATCAGGTCGCGGTGGCTGTAGGTCAGGCGCATCCCGATCCGGGACCTGGTGTCCTGCTCACCGTGGGGACGGCGTGCCTCGTGGGAGGCGGCGTAGGCGTTGGTGATCAATTCTGATGTCACGCAGGTCGCGGAGTCGATCAGGCTGTCGAGGCCCCAGCGGCGCAGCTGTGCCGCGACATCGTGGCGGGCGGGTCTGACGGACTGTGGGCGGGCCGGGTAGTGCCGGATGTACTGCGGCAGCGGCTCGGCAGGCTGCTCAGGCGTGGTGGACGGGGTTATGGCGAGCACGGTGGTCATACGGATTCTCCTGACACGGAGGCGGAAAGCGGCCCTCGCGCTGACGCTGCGGGTGCGGCCGGGGGTGTAGGGCCACTGCCAGCCGCCCTGGACGCGACAGGCTGGGCCGGAGAGACCACGTGATCCCCGGCCGTGTCGGCGGGAGCGGTCGGGCGGTCGGGCGGGGAATCCGGGGCACGGGCAGGGGCGGTGTCGGCGACCAGCGTCAGGTTCTGGTCTGCGAGCAGGACCAGGTCGCACGGCCATGGCCGCCCGCAGCCCGCGCAGACGGCGCCGTGACGGACGTGGGTATCGAGCAGGCGGACCGCGGCGCCTCGAAGCCGCTCGAAGTCACGATCGAGCGGGTCGTGACCCTCGTTGTGCGGTGACCGGCTCACCGGGGCGCGGTGCAGCGTCGTGACCATGAAGGTTCGCCTTCCGTGGGCGGGGTCCGCGACGGTGCATTCAGCGCCGCGCGGTCGTCGTGGCCCTC
Coding sequences within:
- a CDS encoding NAD(P)-dependent oxidoreductase, with the protein product MTPRRIGLLHPGSMGARIGEILRTAGHEVLYCPTGRSPQTLQRAQDAGLLPVSRLDDLCDSTEILMSLCPPEAALDVARAVAAAGFTGLYVDANAVNPERMRAIERLMTAAGGTIVDACLIGPVPTRQDTTRMYLAGDARHAGEISGLFTGSTVQVIVFDGQVGAASALKIAHSSFAKTSRVLAALAHALAAEYGVQQALTDEARRRSRPALAEPDFFATVAARAWRWGPELAQAAESYRTVGLPDAMLRGAEELLRTWYEHKDIEHAPLNLLLRELHSGQDGG
- a CDS encoding 4a-hydroxytetrahydrobiopterin dehydratase; protein product: MADAPVPLADDEIEAQLRELSGWARAGQEITKSFRVRYHGGVALIVHVADVERLIGHHADIDLRWDSIRFGITTHDAGHQITTADFDLARRIEAIAQAHNAEPL
- a CDS encoding 4a-hydroxytetrahydrobiopterin dehydratase, translated to MAEALTRDMIDEHLKTLDGWTTDGRRIERLYSIPHIQGAAFIVHIAAIQDEFGHHSDATLGYKTVHVSISSSDIGGYVAEHDIELARRIQEIASAHGAR
- a CDS encoding DUF6907 domain-containing protein; amino-acid sequence: MSEPVDAACPPWCDQPTGHLQVEPAGPGDYHISAFIVIDLPEIAGIREGTAVQVAIEQYVTSTTIYDPLISLAVGDDDPDSEALTLDEADALATALSRAVTAARDAPAHPPSKQGAVPRPPAGEQP
- a CDS encoding ATP-binding protein, yielding MTTVLAITPSTTPEQPAEPLPQYIRHYPARPQSVRPARHDVAAQLRRWGLDSLIDSATCVTSELITNAYAASHEARRPHGEQDTRSRIGMRLTYSHRDLIVEVWDGGPGRPTRRTAGPDAENGRGLPLVAALARDLGYYPVRVRTPDGYRTKGKIVWAALAHDLPPIQHLPDKPAEDLPRRDPPPPTSDGGPDADIFDHALLQRVLDALRNLGDDWTTITNSGDPRDGEQVTTP